Genomic segment of Lagopus muta isolate bLagMut1 chromosome 3, bLagMut1 primary, whole genome shotgun sequence:
ACTGACtgtgcagattaaaaaaaaataataataataaagtaacCAGACTTGATACGAGTACTTGATCAGAGTgactttctgcctttttttttaatagcagtttTTCTTTAGACTGCAACACCACAAAAGAAGACTAGGCAGAAGCTGGATTCCAACTGGTGTGGCTCCTACAGTGATTTCATGATGAAAACCAGGTTAGTATGCATCTTTTTAgagtgtgtgtgtttggaggATGGTTATATGTAAGTGGGAATGTTCAGTGATTGATGACTGGTATCAGATGGttgcagaaaagcaagcaggtGATTCAGTGGATGCTGATTGCAAGAAAGCATGGTGTAGCCTTTTCCAGAAGGATGGatcaagctgctgctgtgcaactCTGCCCTGAATTCCACAGCAGGCTGTGCTAGCTGGTAGTCCTCCTTCCCCACAGGTATTGGTGTGCTGTCCTTGAGATTTTCGTGTGGCTCTTATCCTGTATGATGAATACAGGTAGTTTCTGTAAAACAGGCTGTGCTTTATCTTGTTTGGGTTTCATATTAACATTTTGCCCTAGGATTAGACTAGAAAAGAGTTGCATAAATATGCTGTGTTTTATGTTAATCTTTAAAGACATGTATTTTAGTGTATTCCTCATGAATCAGAAGCTCTTACATTAGAATtgtagaatccttagagttggaatggacctttaaaggtcacttagtccaactctcctgcagtgaactgggacatccacagctacattaggttgcccagggcctgatccagcctggccttgaaagtctcctTGTTGTGAGTATATTATCTCTGgtatttttaatcacaaaatgaaatttcatcGTAGATTTCATATTATGATTAAAATTTTTGAGTGGAATGGACAGACTGTATGTAGACTGTTtgtgaaaaggaagagaagggctTAGATCTAGTCTGGGTCTTCCATTGACAAGTAGCAATGCTAGTCTTGCCCTTTAGGCAAAAGGAATTGTTAGAAGAACCTGTAGATGGAAAAGCAGCATCATGGAGCAAATGGTAGAAAGTCAAGCTTCTTTAAACAACAGCTTTAAGCTTTAAAcaacagctaggaaagcagaGATGAAATAAAGGGGTCCTGACAAATTTTAGATCTGGGAAGTTAACAACTGCATGAAgtttaaaatgcagttaaacTGCACCTGGGATGTGACAATTCTGACTGTACATACAGACTGGGGATGAGAGGCACAGCCCCACATAAGGGATCTGAAGGTTTTCTTTCACCAGTAGAACTCAAACCACTCGGAGGACAAACATCCAATGGGtctgtgctttggttttgtctgttttagAAATGGGGACGTTGTGTTTGATGTCTTAGCTTTTATTCTCTTCCATCTCTGTTCACAAGGCTCTTCTGCTTTTGAAGTGGAAAATGGATCACAAGTACTCCTTTCTCTTAGTGTAGAGACCCTATTATCTAGAGGGGAATGACACCAATCATCTTGCTTTGGGGTCGTTGTCAAAGCACTGTCCATCTATGCTGCTTGTGATGTACCTCTTTAGTAGCATGGCCTATGCATACTGCCACCAGGGCTCTGACAGTGTCCTTGAACAGAAGGAGGAGAGGACATGTCCCCTGTATCAGGGAGCTGTGGTTTGATAGCTGTTAGGTTTATTTAACAGTTGCAGCATTTAATTACTAGCGATGACGTTCACTGCAACATTTGTTCTTACAGTTCCCAAAGGATTCAGATACAGAGAGCAgacttaattttccttttccttgtctCTGGTTCCGGGGTATACTTGTATTTCCCCTAAATGCTGCAGTAGCAGTGTGGATATTGGAGCTCATCCCTGGCTGGGCTTCTCAGGCAGGTGAATTGGTTGCAGGACGGGTTCTTGTTCAAAAGCCTggcagattttgtttttagagTTGAATGGAAAGGGAGCTCTGGGCCCAACTTTTCACCACTAGATGGCATGGGCCTTCAAGCTTTGCTCTAGTGGTCACACTGCAGGAGTACTATTGCGTGTGCCCATTGGGGACAATGTAGTTGTGTTCCTCTTCATTTGCTGTGCCTGCTCTTAGCAATCCTCTTGGCTGGGAAGGATGAGGGAGTGGCCATTCTGATTTGGTTGCATACTTTGTGCCAAAAAAGCCATGAGCCACATGCAGAGCCCCAAGCCTAGGGAGGATCATGCTTTATTTGTGGCAGAGGacaaatgctgtgttttgtcaAGGAAGGTGACCTTAAAAATGGATCATCTGCCTTGAAGGAGGAGATATCAAAGTACCCAGAGGTATCTGCTTTTCTTACCATTCACCACAAATAGAAGCAGCACTTCTTTACCTCTCAAGGTTATGAGCAATGTGTTGCATTGTGAAGACCAGCTTGAAGGAAtgagcttgttttgtttttttttttttcttttttgattttcTGGCCTAATCGTAGGACCAAACTGTCTGCTATCCAGGTCCCTTCAGACACAGCCCACAGTTGCATCTCTCCCACTGCTCGCAGtttcactgcagggctgtgaggtgGAATGCTGGCCCACCAGGTCTGCCCTAAATCCTCCTTATTACTGAGCAGCTGTTCTCCAGCTGTAAAACAAAAGCTCACGATTAGCTCACTTAATGCTAACCTTGCAGGAAGGATTTTAATATTAGGCTTGGGGAGAGAGCCTTGTCACGTTTTGTTTGTATTGAAGACAGGAGTCCTTGAGAAGAGCAGTGAGATAAAGAGGcggtgggagctgtgctggctggtGAGTCATCCTGTTGGTTCAGGCTAGGGGAGAAGCAGGGAATGTTTTCTTGCAAAGAGTTTGGAGAAACCTGCATTTCCTTTGTGCCCTTTGTTTGTTAGACAGGAGTAATAACAAATCCCTTCTACCAAATGTAATGTTTACACTGAGAAACAGCCTCAAGCAGCTTATTGTAAGTAATTGTGCAGAGGTTTTGGCAATGGGACCTGGTGGTCAGCCTGGTACCAACACCTGGGGGAGAGATGGGGGTGCTTATCTCATTAATGGatcacagcagggctgtgttcaCAGCTCTGGGACTCATTACAGCAATTCCTACAAAAGTGATGCCAGCTGCTAGTGGGGCTGTGCTCATCCCTTAGGTAGATCTGTGTATTGTGAGCAGTGACAATAGCTGCAGGTGAAGCACTGCGGTGCCATGTGCTTGTTCCTTATCAAAAATTAACTTTGACATACAGCATGATAAAAGCCAAGTGAGTTCTCCCTTTCTGGAATGCAGGTTAATTACAGGTACCAGTTTCCACCTCCTGAGATAAAAGGCTTTTATGTGGGCTGCTCCTACCATCCTTCCTAAAATCAAAGCTCAGGGTGGAAAAACAAGTCCATTTTTCTTATTCATGGCTGCTCACTCTTGTGCCTTTTTATCTTTGAGCTCTCTGGCAGTAAAGCCAGGCTGGAGGCACAGCATGGGGGTGTGCCCCAAAGCCTTATACCTGTACAAAGTTTTGATGTGTATTGCAATTCCATTCTGTGAGACACTCTAGAACCAGAGCGGGCTCCTGctctcttcccctctcctcctcatCCCATCTCTTGCAGgtttttctgcttgctgcttctGGCCTTGCACAAATACTGGGTGCTTCTGGGACATTGTTTGTGTGCCTTCCCAATCCCAAGTGGTtcaggcagtgctggctgtgggacTGAACAAGGCAAAGTCAgctgagcagggagctgtgaatggctgcttgcttttctgcttctgcattAAAGAAACAGCTCCAATCATGTTTCTTGTTACTAAGAGAAATCGCAgtgagcaattaaaaaaaataaataggctGAGCTTTGTGTATCTCCTGACATGTTGTCTTCCCTTGTTCTGTGCTTGCTGCAGTCAGCTCTACACATCAAGTTGCTGCTTGCAGGGAAAGAAATAGGGTCCCTCTTTGAGCTCAGAAACCTTTGGCAGGGAGATGGTACATGTACTGGatttgcagcagctgcagcagtgttcTTTGTGCATGGGCTCTGcaggtgctgggctctgccctcTGGGAAGTCATGGAGGCAGTAATAGAAGGAACATACCTCTAAAGGTAATGCTGGCTAGGAGGACTGGGCTTGGAGGAATGCAAGGGGACAGAGGAAAGCAAGCAAGCTGTGCTGGTTAAGGTAGAGCAGGCAGCCTGCATTTGAGGTTCAGCAGAGAGAATTGTGTGATCAGAGAATTTGGACGTCTGCAGGGACAGGATCTTTCACCATCTCTTTGGATAACttgttccagcccctcactacccttaaaaaaaaaaaccaaaacaaagcaaataaaaaaccaacacacaaaaccccaaaaaactTATATCctgtctaaatctcccctggagGCAGAATGGGGCCTGGCACTGTAGTGGGAACACTAAGTCACAGCTGCAATCAGTGATAGAACACctgatgggaaggcagggccaacccagtggagctcaggtgcaagcaatcACCTGAGTAAACAGaagatcctggctccaccccttctcaGATCTCAGTTAGGGGTTGGCAGTGGTGGTGAGGGTATCTcgtctggagatccctgcctgcTGGAGTACCTTGCAAAGGTaagatttcttcatttgtttctgtggctgctggatTTGGGCTCGTCCTCATTTACTGCAACCGCAGAGTGCCACCCCACTGTTATcgctgtactttccatcacgTTATAGTGTTACAGGCACAGAGCAACTGCAGAGGCTTGGCTGTAAGCAGAAGGATGGTGCTTCTGGTGCAGGAATGCTCTGAAGTGTGCTGGCAGGAGATGTAGGAGGGATGTATCCCAGATGAACAGATCAGAGAATGCTCTTGAGTGTGAGGATGCTGGAGTGTGATCTGGTGAAAGTGTGAGAGCTTGACTCATATCTCCTGCGTTGTCTTTGCTAGAACAGCAGGCGGAAGATTTGCTGAAGCTGCAGCCATACAATGCAGGCACAAATGTagcagctgtgcagtgagaaatcccagaggcagcagcagggcgtTGTTCAGGATGAGGTGCAGTGAAGTAGTTCCTGTGGGCCCTAATGAAGTATGGTTATTATTATGGTGGACCAGAAAATGTCCTTGAAATCTGCTGTTTTCAAGAGTGACCTTTCTCCCTCAGACAGCTCTTTCTCATGGGCCTTCACTTGGTTGCCACACAGCAGCAGTTTGTTAGCAACAGCCCAGGGATGCCAAGGAtcagcaaggagagagagagagagagaagaggatCTGCCTGATTTCCCCTTTATTGTTAAAATTTAGCAGAACGAAACAGTACTCCCAGgcagcatctccctgctcctTGGCTGACCCTTTTCAGGGACAGGAACCACACCAGAGCTTCACTCCCAAGGCTTTCATGGGTACTTTCCCTAGCACAAACTCTTTGCCACAAGCATGCAGCCGATCCCAGCCAGTCATGAGCTCCATTGCTGTTTCTCACACAGCTGTGGTGTTTGACAGGAGGGCAATGCCTCAAcagcagggaaatggggaaataaggtttggaaaagatcatcaTCCTTAGAGCCACATGGTTGTTTCAGGTGCTGTCTGGAGCCTGGCATGCTCAACTCAGCACACATTAGGAGaagtaaaagcaagaaaaagaccaaatgttggcttttttatttaaaaaaaaaaaaaaaaaaaaaaaaacaccaaaacaataacaaaccAACCTAGACatgtaatgattttaaaatgactcTACGAAATAACAAACTGTACTACAGGCTTATATTAATGTTCTCCTTTTGAAAGCACAAACTACTGACATAACAGGTATGCTTCAAAACGCCTTCTCAGTTTCTAAGAATATACAACGAAAAAATGAACaaggaaaaccaaagcaatcCCAAACAGCAAAAGTACAAAGTAGGTTCAGGCAGATGGTTTTTGGCAATTGGCTGTTGGTTACAGTAAGACAGCCAGCATGTGGCACTGAGGCTGACTTTGGTGCTGCTGTGACTGTAGTACCTCCTATCTCCAGGCCTTGCTGGGGACCTTCTGCAGACttgggaagggatgggatggCAGTTAAGAGCAGTCTTCTCTCTGAGGCAACACATCCAGGCAGTAAAATATCACACACTGCTGGAATGGTTTTGTTTCAAGGCAACAAATCCCACTTGCAGTAAGGCACATGTTTAGGTGCGGACAAGGAAGTTGCAACGTTAGACAGAAGTGCCTGTTCTCTTGGTGCTCTTGTGCAGTCTGAATGCATCAATGCAGGACTACCCTGACCTATCACAAGACAGTCGTGTTTCTCCTTCCAAGGTGCCAGAATCACCTGGCATTGATCTAAGCTAGTCTGTTCTGGTTACCTGCATGGAAGAGTGGCTTCTTCTACTTCGAGGACCAAGGACAGCTGGTGTTCTGGGACTTAGTTTTAGGGaattcaaaaaggaaagcaagaaaaacagggtGATGCATGTTTTGGAGTAGCCAGCATATAGAGAATTTCTAAAGGAGCCTGTAACTCTGAATGGTTTTTTAAGGGTCCAAGTTAGAAGTTACAAGTTGGGATTGTGTACCCTACTGATGGAGTGGCCTCATTAAGACAGGAGGTAATTTCTGGCAACAGTGTAGTGCAGAAGAACAGTAGCTCTGGAACAAGTTTTGGGGGAAGAAAGCCCAGTATTTGAATAGCAGACAAATCTGCAGTGGATGCAATTAATTAGCAAGAATGTCTTAGAAACTgtactctctttttttccttcattaaacTCAGTTTGCTCTATACAGATGTTTAATTATTTAGTATTTcaaattcagttattttcttcccatATGAATGACAATCCTTACTCTAATGCTTTTGGAGGGATTGGTATTTTAAGATGCTGCACATCTGCCGCCTCAAAGATGAGCCCAAGTAATTTTCTCAGGATAACTGAGTCCACAATGAGCACAATGGCTACATTTAATTGCCAATGCAAGGATATATAAGGTAAAAATGTAAGTTCATGTTGCTAAGACTCCGAGTTTTGAAAACTTATCTTGTATGATTATTAGAAACAGCAAAGTTTAAATGCCACGAGATAACAAAAATATACAATTCCTTCCTTTTTAGAAGGTTCTGCTTCTTACATGGCCTTGTATGGccttgaaatgcttttctcccAAATACCATATGCTTTGACTGTTGCTTGCTGCAGCTGTACATGTATACTATTCAGAATGATTGTATCCTCTATATATAACAAAATAACAGCAAGAAGAGTTAATGAAATTAACCTAGTAATTTCTAACAAGGGAAAGGGGTTCTATGAGAACCATTATGATTCATGGATTGCTACAAGCAGGTTTCACAACCGAGTCCATGTGCCAAAATTAAGATGGAATGAATCTAGATGAGTGCAGCAGTTAAATATACTGAAGAAATAGCAGTATATACAAAAGATATGCACTGCTTACCCGACGCGTACTTTTTAAGGTGCTTAATGATGTTTTGAAGAGTGTAGcaacatatacatatatgaagGGTATACATAGCTAACTGTATGGTAGGAACATAATACAGAGCCAGATATTTTCCCAGATCCCTGATTTCATTAGATTCTCTAACTCATAAGAACGTATTTAAAGCATTTCATATAACATATCTACACAATGTAAATGGGGATGTCCACATAAAAACACTCCAGTTTCTTTGATAGCTTGCCGTTCGCGGGTTGGGTTCAGCTTTGTTTCATAAAGATGCCATCTGGACGAGCGAGAGTTTGAACAGCTGTGCGTGGTAGGACAGCTCTGTCACTCGGTTCACcatctcctgcagtgctgctgtgtgtgggtAATGCAAGGCCGCCATCTTGGTAGCCGTCACGATGCTCTTCAGCAGTTCGCACAGCTGGTCGCTGGAGTTGCGCACCTTGTTGCGTATGTCCTGGGATGTCAGCTGCCTCGTGAGCGTGTCCCCGATGAACACCAGTTTGTGGGCGCTCAAAATGACAAGTTTGCTGTGAGCAACGAAGATCCGGGGGGGCTGCGAAGCGCTGACGCAGCTGAAAAAGGCATCGATGGTGTTGAGGAGGGAATTGAAATGAGTCTCGTATTGGTCAGAATAGAACAAAAGCGGTTGTCTGTCGTGGGAGGCAATAGTGCTGTTGGCAGTCTGCAGGGCCTGCGGTGGCTTCCATTTTGAAATGTCGTTCTCCACAGGCTTTGTGATCTCCTGTTCCAGCCGCTGGAACTGATTGATCTGAAAGGTGAATAAGAAGTGTCTCTTTAAAGCCTGTTCCTGGAAGATGTTACGTATTGCAATTACATCTGCCTCAGAACAGCAGTGGGTACCCTAGGGTATCTTACGCTCAAAGAAAACTATCGTATGTCTTTTGAAACATACTGAAGAGCGAGGGGTGCTTTCATTAACAGAAGTCCAGGCAGAGGTCAGAAGATAAAAACATCTACACCACTTCATCTGTGTTCAGAAGCCTACTGAATTTACAGGCTGCTGCTCATGTGGACTATGCTGCAATCAGAAGTGAGAGCTGGATCTGAGCGGCACTGACACCTACGCAACCTTTAAAAGCCAGCCATCTCCGTGGGATTTTGAGATGACAAACCTTCAACTCTCAGCTCCTAATTACttttaatggaaacaaaaacaaatgggaaattAAAGACAGAACGCTTAAAGTGATGATGAAGCTGAAGTTTAATATGCTCAGAAGGTGGGAAAAGTAGAACATGTAGTCACTGTCCTCTCCATCAAAAGTGGGGGAATGGCCGTGTTCTCagctcttttgtttcttccatgtAGAATTTTCTGCCGTGTGTGTGGCACtgcacatttttgttctttgcatgTCTAACTCCCTTACTTTTGGAGACTGATGGGCACAAATCTTGCTTGGAAAAAAACTAACCCAGGGCTACTTGTTAGCCAAGACCCAATACCTTCCATCTTCACAATATGGCACCTGGGACTTCCCAACTGTTTGTTCTGGCACTCATACACACCTCACAGCCACGCTGTTAACAGTCACACGCTGCTAAGGAAAGGGCCCCCTCCTGCTTTATTTGACCAGTACTCCTTACGTGCAAGGAACATTACATTTCCATGTGATTATTGCACCTGAGCAAACATACCTGATGGTGTTCTAGCTCCATTTTGCTCTGCTtgatgatattttctttttctagtaGTTCCTTCTGTTGCCTTTCAAATTCTTCTTTCCCCTGTTTTGCATAATGTAAAAAGACAGtgttaaatgaaaacaattccTTAGCTAAAAGACAACCTGTAGGCCAAACAGCAGGCTTCTTTGCGAGGGCTTTTTCATTGGGAGTACACCCCTGAGAGCTCAGAGGAATAAAAAGGATAGTGGGGCAAGGGCAAGAGGCTATTGCTATTGTCTATGCAACAGATCTATTTGAGAGCAAGTAATCACCCAGGTGATCTTACTCTTGAGTGTGTCTTAGTGTGACAATTTGATTGCAGCTTTCCTGCAAACAGCTCTTACTTGGTCTTGCACAGAATAAGTTGTTGGTTTTGCCTACCTGCAAGTGAACATAATCGTAGTCATCCATCCAGCTCTTTTCTGAGCTCTCGTTAGCGATATTGTGAGGTTGTTGACCTTTActcaggagaggaggaagagaactgAAGTGactctgtgttttttctccatGACGCTGCACGTGAGGACTGTTGTACGCATACTCAGGAGCGTTCATATTCTCTGGGATGCTCCTGAAACGTGAGCTGCCTGACCCCTGTTTGAACAGGAGCTCTGCATTGACGCTGATGGTGGTGGTCAGTTGCTTGGCGTCGTCTGGCACTGTCTTTGCCACCATAACAAACCGATCCAGGTCATCACACTTGTTCTGCAGTCTGTTGACAGCGAGAACGTTCAAGGACCAGTTGTAGCTGTTCAGGTCATGGCTGGTTTGGGTAAGGATCTGGTGAGAGTCCTCCAGCCTTTGCACCTCCCTTCTCATTTTGTTATGGAGGCTGATCTCGGAGAGAAAGGAAGCGTTGGCTGCTGATCCTTTTGCAAACTGAAGGTATTCCAGCAGTGACTGCTCTACCTTATCCACGGCAGCGTGAATTTCATTGATGTGTTTCTCCATGTAGCCGTAAGACCGCCAGTCTGCTGTAGTGAAGGCCATGAGGTTATTGACTGCTGTCTCCACCATCTGCTGAAGATGATAAAGCCTCTCTATAGCAGTGTCTGGATCAAGGATTAGTCTTTTGTCCTGTGCAGTTGTTGCTGAGAAAGAAGAATCCTTTGATGTTGTTGAAGATGTGGACATGTTACTCCTTGTGCTTCCCGTGCTAGAGAAAGACAACCTATTCATCCCATCAGTCACATCTTGTAAGCCTTTAGTGTCTTGGAGCATTGGTGGTGGCACATCGTATACACCTTCTCTTCCCTCTGAGGCTAGACTTTCATTGAGTCCTGTCTGTTGTCCTGGGAAAGCAATTCCCCTGGGGGTATCATAAACATCTTTCTGAGGTGCAATTTGCTGTCCAAGAAAATGGTTTTGATGGTTTACGGGGATGTCATAAACACTCTGTTTGCGTGGCGCTCCATCAGTCAATACAAGGCCCTCAGAAGTGTATTTCTTGATCAGTTCTTTCCCAGTTGTTTTGGTGATAGGAGGAGGAATATCATACACTCCTTCTTGTCTTGCACTGTTCCCCACTGGAGATGAAAACTCCTGCAAATTATCCCTCAGGCCTAC
This window contains:
- the NEDD9 gene encoding enhancer of filamentation 1 isoform X2, translated to MNLMARALYDNVPECAEELAFRKGDILTVIEQNTEGLEGWWLCSLHGRQGIVPGNRVKLLIGPVVQDSPSSQDMSNAGLTHQSFNQQKIYQVPSSHASARDPVYQVPPSHMNQGIYQIPTGHGVAGQDIYQVPPSTQRCLDGPPLTNKVVTPVRSGQGYVYEFPSKYQKDTYDIPPVRPLQGIYDIPPTSAKGTAHPVPTGDAKALGVYDVPPAKGMYAAPPSACRDDVGLRDNLQEFSSPVGNSARQEGVYDIPPPITKTTGKELIKKYTSEGLVLTDGAPRKQSVYDIPVNHQNHFLGQQIAPQKDVYDTPRGIAFPGQQTGLNESLASEGREGVYDVPPPMLQDTKGLQDVTDGMNRLSFSSTGSTRSNMSTSSTTSKDSSFSATTAQDKRLILDPDTAIERLYHLQQMVETAVNNLMAFTTADWRSYGYMEKHINEIHAAVDKVEQSLLEYLQFAKGSAANASFLSEISLHNKMRREVQRLEDSHQILTQTSHDLNSYNWSLNVLAVNRLQNKCDDLDRFVMVAKTVPDDAKQLTTTISVNAELLFKQGSGSSRFRSIPENMNAPEYAYNSPHVQRHGEKTQSHFSSLPPLLSKGQQPHNIANESSEKSWMDDYDYVHLQGKEEFERQQKELLEKENIIKQSKMELEHHQINQFQRLEQEITKPVENDISKWKPPQALQTANSTIASHDRQPLLFYSDQYETHFNSLLNTIDAFFSCVSASQPPRIFVAHSKLVILSAHKLVFIGDTLTRQLTSQDIRNKVRNSSDQLCELLKSIVTATKMAALHYPHTAALQEMVNRVTELSYHAQLFKLSLVQMASL
- the NEDD9 gene encoding enhancer of filamentation 1 isoform X1, translated to MKYKNLMARALYDNVPECAEELAFRKGDILTVIEQNTEGLEGWWLCSLHGRQGIVPGNRVKLLIGPVVQDSPSSQDMSNAGLTHQSFNQQKIYQVPSSHASARDPVYQVPPSHMNQGIYQIPTGHGVAGQDIYQVPPSTQRCLDGPPLTNKVVTPVRSGQGYVYEFPSKYQKDTYDIPPVRPLQGIYDIPPTSAKGTAHPVPTGDAKALGVYDVPPAKGMYAAPPSACRDDVGLRDNLQEFSSPVGNSARQEGVYDIPPPITKTTGKELIKKYTSEGLVLTDGAPRKQSVYDIPVNHQNHFLGQQIAPQKDVYDTPRGIAFPGQQTGLNESLASEGREGVYDVPPPMLQDTKGLQDVTDGMNRLSFSSTGSTRSNMSTSSTTSKDSSFSATTAQDKRLILDPDTAIERLYHLQQMVETAVNNLMAFTTADWRSYGYMEKHINEIHAAVDKVEQSLLEYLQFAKGSAANASFLSEISLHNKMRREVQRLEDSHQILTQTSHDLNSYNWSLNVLAVNRLQNKCDDLDRFVMVAKTVPDDAKQLTTTISVNAELLFKQGSGSSRFRSIPENMNAPEYAYNSPHVQRHGEKTQSHFSSLPPLLSKGQQPHNIANESSEKSWMDDYDYVHLQGKEEFERQQKELLEKENIIKQSKMELEHHQINQFQRLEQEITKPVENDISKWKPPQALQTANSTIASHDRQPLLFYSDQYETHFNSLLNTIDAFFSCVSASQPPRIFVAHSKLVILSAHKLVFIGDTLTRQLTSQDIRNKVRNSSDQLCELLKSIVTATKMAALHYPHTAALQEMVNRVTELSYHAQLFKLSLVQMASL